The DNA window ACAGCGTGATCGATGCGGCCCGTGGATTCGACCTCGTCGAGATCGAGGGCGACGCCGCCTTCCTGTCGCGCCGCGCAGGCGACCGGGATGCCGACGCCGTGCTGGCGGAGGTTCTCCAGGCGGCCGCGCAGATGCACCGCGCCTTCCATCGCGAGCGCGAGTACGTCGTGGCCAACCTCTGCCCGTGCGGGGGATGCCGGCAGGCCCGCGCACTCACCTTGAAATTCGTCGCGCACGTGGGTGACGTGGCGACCCAGAGCATCCGCGGCCGCTCGAAGCTGGTCGGCATCGACGTGATCCTGGCGCACCGTCTGCTGAAGAACGACGTGACGATCCCGGAGTACGTCCTGATCACCGACGACCTCT is part of the Microbacterium lemovicicum genome and encodes:
- a CDS encoding DUF2652 domain-containing protein, whose amino-acid sequence is MTTSRTTLLIADIGGYTEYMGSHRMTLAHAEVNTARMLDSVIDAARGFDLVEIEGDAAFLSRRAGDRDADAVLAEVLQAAAQMHRAFHREREYVVANLCPCGGCRQARALTLKFVAHVGDVATQSIRGRSKLVGIDVILAHRLLKNDVTIPEYVLITDDLYSEVAGSRPEGVQELTQEVEGIGQVLTHIVDVGELDQGSDPGRPTLATRLSSTFSAIGRGLPYMIGARGMRVQR